The Bacillaceae bacterium IKA-2 DNA window GGTAAATCAATATATTTTAGTAAGTTTAGGTCTACAAGTTGTCCATGGAATTCCTTATCAAGTGGTTTATGACAATTCCCTTGAATAGTAAATACACCATGTTGCGCCAGTATCCGATTACTATTTTTTATAGGATAAATAGCCAATGAGTTTAGGCCTTGGGTTGCAACTTTATATGCGTCAGGGTACTCTAATTTATTAGGTGACACTAATTCCGCTTTATCACGTGTTAATTGGTTAAGCTCTAGCGGCTTTAGCATCCATATTCTACAGGTATTGCCATTTGACCAATGTTCTGTTGCAAAGAAAAGCGCAACTGCAAAGCTTTCGGTCCAATCTAACAATCTAGTCCTCACCCCAAAATGTTGCATTGAATATAAGAGATGCCAGGGATTATCCTCTTTATGTAACATAAAGCCAAGGTTTTTATAATATGCATACAATTGAGTTTCTACTGCAATATAATCTTCAATTGTATTTAAGTTAAGCCTGAAGAGCCCTGAGTTTAAAGAGTGTGTTGAACTAGAATGCCCTCTAAACCATATGTTAGCATCCAATGTAAATTCATTAACTGTATCTAAAATATTTTTCCATGCATCAGAATACATAGTTTCCCTCCTAATACTAAACATGTTAAAATTATGAAGTATACAAGGTATAATTACAATTGTTTTATGAAAATATTGTCATAGGTGGGTGAATTATTTGGGTAATAAGGAAAATATCAAAGGCAAAGATGCTAATAAACATAGTCTGGCTACTATTCTAGTGACTCAAGGAAAATATCGTTATTATATAGCTTCTATGCCATCTGAACATTTACGAGACACTTGTTTTACCGTTACAAGGGAAGAAGACCCATTAGAAGGTTTCCAACGTAGACTAGATGAAGGTAGGGCTAAAGAGATAGCAGATTATATTGACACGGAGAATGGTTCAATTCCTACAGCTATTATCTTGTCAGCACA harbors:
- a CDS encoding FRG domain-containing protein encodes the protein MYSDAWKNILDTVNEFTLDANIWFRGHSSSTHSLNSGLFRLNLNTIEDYIAVETQLYAYYKNLGFMLHKEDNPWHLLYSMQHFGVRTRLLDWTESFAVALFFATEHWSNGNTCRIWMLKPLELNQLTRDKAELVSPNKLEYPDAYKVATQGLNSLAIYPIKNSNRILAQHGVFTIQGNCHKPLDKEFHGQLVDLNLLKYIDLPYEVKQDAFQFLKLNGINRYSLFPDLDGLAKHINQLLIPPYSL